A single Cupriavidus sp. D39 DNA region contains:
- a CDS encoding ABC transporter permease, giving the protein MRKNGLFSLLYHSLFIAFIVAPLLVVVAVSFTGKGYISLPTDGLSLRWFRAIGDAHEIVDAFWLSLWLGLASATIAVALAVPGALALTRYRFPGRGALMGFFMSPLMIPHVVLGVAFLRFFTTVGVSGSFFWLALTHVVVVMPYALRLVLAAATGLDRDAEHAALSLGASRFTAFRRVVLPLILPGVAGGWMLAFIQSFDELTMTVFVATPGTTTLPVAMYNQIAQTIDPLVASVSTVLIVGTLVLMVLLDRIVGLDRVLIGKN; this is encoded by the coding sequence ATGCGCAAGAACGGACTGTTTTCCCTGCTTTACCACAGCCTCTTCATCGCCTTCATCGTGGCGCCGCTGCTCGTGGTGGTGGCGGTCTCCTTCACCGGCAAGGGCTATATCTCCCTGCCCACCGACGGGCTCTCGCTGCGCTGGTTCCGCGCTATCGGCGACGCCCACGAGATTGTCGACGCGTTCTGGCTATCGCTATGGCTGGGGCTGGCCTCGGCCACCATCGCGGTGGCGCTGGCCGTGCCGGGCGCACTGGCGCTCACCCGTTACCGCTTTCCGGGGCGCGGCGCGCTGATGGGTTTTTTCATGTCGCCGCTGATGATCCCGCACGTGGTGCTGGGCGTGGCCTTCCTGCGCTTCTTCACCACGGTGGGCGTCAGCGGTTCGTTCTTCTGGCTGGCGCTGACGCACGTGGTGGTGGTGATGCCCTATGCGCTGCGCCTGGTGCTGGCAGCGGCGACCGGCCTGGACCGCGACGCGGAGCACGCCGCGCTGTCGCTCGGCGCGAGCCGCTTCACCGCTTTTCGGCGCGTGGTGCTGCCGCTGATCCTGCCGGGCGTGGCGGGCGGGTGGATGCTGGCCTTTATCCAGAGCTTCGACGAGCTGACCATGACCGTGTTCGTCGCCACCCCGGGCACCACCACGCTGCCGGTGGCCATGTACAACCAGATTGCCCAGACCATCGATCCGCTGGTGGCCTCGGTGTCCACGGTGCTGATCGTCGGCACGCTAGTGCTGATGGTGCTGCTGGACCGCATCGTCGGGCTCGACCGCGTGCTGATCGGCAAGAACTGA
- a CDS encoding ABC transporter permease has protein sequence MLLVPLALTALLSFHVFDGTRGVLPELTMANYLEVLGDSYYHEIFLRTAGLALAVTVLAVALGVPETIILARMQSPWRALFLIVILGPLLISVVVRTLGWAILLGNNGLINEALQWMGIVDEPVKLVFTLTGVVIALTHVLIPFMVISVWAALQKLDAQVENAGLAFGASPFTVFRRIILPQILPGILSGGIIVFALAASAFATPAILGGRRLKVVATAAYDEFLNTLNWPLGATIAVLLLIANVIIIVGCNRLVERRFRQVFEG, from the coding sequence ATGCTGCTGGTGCCGCTGGCGCTCACCGCGCTGCTGTCGTTCCATGTCTTCGACGGCACGCGCGGCGTGCTGCCCGAGCTGACCATGGCCAACTACCTGGAGGTGCTGGGCGACAGCTACTACCACGAGATCTTCCTGCGCACCGCGGGCCTTGCACTGGCCGTGACCGTGCTGGCCGTTGCGCTCGGCGTGCCGGAGACCATCATCCTGGCACGCATGCAGAGTCCCTGGCGCGCGTTGTTCCTGATCGTGATCCTTGGCCCGCTGCTGATCTCGGTGGTGGTGCGCACGCTCGGCTGGGCCATCCTGCTGGGCAACAACGGGCTGATCAACGAGGCCCTGCAATGGATGGGCATTGTCGACGAACCGGTCAAGCTTGTCTTTACCCTGACCGGCGTGGTGATCGCGCTCACCCACGTGCTGATCCCCTTCATGGTGATCTCCGTCTGGGCCGCGCTGCAAAAGCTCGACGCGCAGGTCGAGAACGCCGGCCTGGCCTTTGGCGCGTCGCCCTTCACCGTGTTCCGCCGCATCATCCTGCCGCAGATCCTGCCGGGCATCCTGTCGGGCGGCATCATCGTGTTCGCCCTGGCGGCATCGGCCTTCGCCACGCCGGCCATCCTTGGCGGGCGCCGCCTCAAGGTGGTCGCCACCGCGGCCTATGACGAATTCCTCAACACGCTGAACTGGCCGCTCGGCGCAACCATCGCCGTGCTGCTGCTGATCGCCAACGTGATCATCATCGTGGGCTGCAACCGGCTGGTGGAGCGGCGCTTCCGCCAGGTGTTCGAAGGCTGA
- a CDS encoding ABC transporter ATP-binding protein has product MTFLTLDSLAKAYGAFHAVENLSLEVRRGEFLSLLGPSGCGKTTTLQMIAGFVEPTHGRILLEGRDITALRPEKRGMGVVFQSYALFPHMTVAANIGFGLEMRGVACAERRRRIDETLDLVRLGGLGKRYPRELSGGQRQRVAIARALAIRPEVLLLDEPMSNLDAKLREDMHIELRAIQRHLGITTILVTHDQVEAMTMSDRIAVMHGGRIVQLAAPLEAYERPQSAFASGFLGKTNAIRGVVEKTNPRCCEVRLGATLAHVPHEGREVGKEVHVYVRPEKIRLAPANAGGIPATVQTRLFLGNHWMLEVQSALGLLRVSQPNHGAAPPEEGSAVSVLWSDDDLRVLTAEQHHG; this is encoded by the coding sequence ATGACGTTCCTCACTCTAGACAGTCTCGCCAAGGCCTATGGTGCCTTCCACGCCGTCGAAAACCTGAGCCTGGAGGTCAGGCGCGGCGAGTTCCTCTCCCTGCTCGGGCCCTCCGGCTGCGGCAAGACCACCACCCTGCAGATGATCGCCGGCTTTGTGGAGCCCACCCATGGCCGCATCCTGCTCGAGGGCCGCGACATCACTGCCCTGCGCCCGGAAAAACGCGGCATGGGCGTGGTGTTCCAGAGCTATGCGCTGTTCCCGCACATGACGGTGGCCGCCAATATCGGCTTTGGCCTGGAGATGCGCGGCGTGGCCTGCGCCGAACGCCGCCGGCGCATCGACGAGACGCTGGACCTGGTGCGCCTTGGCGGCCTTGGCAAGCGTTACCCGCGCGAGTTGTCGGGCGGCCAGCGCCAGCGCGTGGCGATTGCCCGTGCGCTGGCCATCCGGCCCGAGGTGCTGCTGCTCGACGAGCCCATGTCCAACCTCGACGCCAAGCTGCGCGAGGACATGCACATCGAGCTGCGCGCGATCCAGCGCCACCTTGGCATCACCACCATCCTGGTGACCCACGACCAGGTCGAGGCCATGACCATGAGCGACCGCATTGCCGTGATGCACGGCGGGCGCATCGTGCAGCTGGCCGCGCCCCTCGAGGCCTACGAGCGTCCGCAGTCCGCCTTTGCTTCCGGCTTCCTCGGCAAGACCAATGCTATCCGCGGCGTGGTGGAAAAGACCAACCCGCGCTGCTGCGAAGTGCGCCTGGGCGCCACGCTCGCGCATGTGCCGCACGAGGGCCGCGAGGTTGGCAAGGAGGTGCACGTCTACGTGCGCCCCGAGAAGATCCGCCTGGCGCCGGCGAATGCCGGCGGCATCCCCGCCACGGTGCAAACGCGCCTGTTCCTGGGCAATCACTGGATGCTGGAAGTGCAAAGTGCGCTCGGGCTGCTGCGCGTCAGCCAGCCCAACCATGGCGCCGCGCCGCCCGAGGAAGGTTCGGCGGTCAGCGTGCTGTGGTCGGACGATGACCTGCGGGTACTGACGGCGGAGCAACATCATGGCTGA
- a CDS encoding ABC transporter substrate-binding protein yields the protein MKQHIVAAAILAAFSASAAVAQQPTLYVGSYGGSTEKLFKEKIIPAFEAKEKVKVVYVSGNSTDTLAKLQAQKGRQELDVVLLDDGPMYQAVQFGFCDTLKDAPVYKELYPLARLTDKATAVGVVATGLAYNTEAFKKAGLPKPDSWEALADKKLKQKIAIPPISNTYGLQTLVMFAKLRKGSEQSIDPGFTALTKEVGPNVLAWEPSPGKMTELFQNGDIALAVWGSGRVQSLKDTGFPVEFVYPKEGAPALMIAACPVVQSDVPAQAQALVQYLLTPDVQAMLADSQGWGPVNAKTALDAKVSAKVPYGKAQIDKLLPTNWTLVNDKRAEWTNRWNRTVER from the coding sequence ATGAAGCAGCACATTGTGGCGGCAGCCATCCTGGCGGCATTCTCGGCATCGGCAGCCGTGGCGCAGCAGCCCACCTTGTATGTGGGTTCCTACGGCGGCTCGACCGAAAAGCTGTTCAAGGAAAAGATCATCCCGGCCTTCGAAGCAAAGGAGAAGGTCAAGGTGGTGTATGTCTCCGGCAACTCCACCGACACACTGGCCAAGCTGCAGGCGCAGAAGGGCCGGCAGGAGCTGGACGTGGTCCTGCTCGATGACGGCCCCATGTACCAGGCGGTGCAGTTCGGCTTCTGCGACACGCTCAAGGATGCGCCGGTGTACAAGGAGCTGTATCCGCTTGCCCGCCTGACCGACAAGGCTACCGCCGTGGGCGTGGTGGCCACCGGCCTGGCCTACAACACCGAAGCCTTCAAGAAGGCTGGCCTGCCCAAGCCGGATTCCTGGGAGGCGCTGGCGGACAAGAAGCTGAAGCAGAAGATCGCCATCCCGCCCATTAGCAATACCTACGGCCTGCAGACGCTGGTGATGTTCGCCAAGCTGCGCAAGGGCAGCGAGCAAAGCATCGACCCCGGCTTCACCGCACTGACCAAAGAGGTGGGACCAAACGTGCTGGCCTGGGAACCGTCGCCGGGCAAGATGACCGAACTCTTCCAGAACGGCGATATCGCGCTCGCCGTGTGGGGCAGCGGCCGCGTGCAGAGCCTGAAGGATACCGGCTTCCCGGTGGAATTCGTCTACCCCAAGGAAGGCGCCCCCGCCTTGATGATCGCGGCCTGCCCGGTGGTGCAAAGCGATGTGCCCGCGCAGGCGCAGGCGCTGGTCCAGTACCTGCTGACACCGGATGTGCAGGCCATGCTGGCGGATTCGCAGGGCTGGGGGCCGGTCAATGCCAAGACCGCGCTCGATGCCAAGGTATCGGCCAAAGTGCCCTATGGCAAGGCGCAGATCGACAAGCTGCTGCCGACCAACTGGACGCTTGTCAACGACAAGCGCGCCGAGTGGACTAACCGATGGAACCGCACCGTGGAACGCTGA
- a CDS encoding LysR substrate-binding domain-containing protein — protein sequence MKIRQLEAFRAVMLCQTVTRAAEMLHISQPAATRLIADLEESVGFALFERVRGRLYPTAEAQVLHEEVQRSLVGVERIALAAQDIRDLQRGSLQIAAAPALALSFLPRAIAEFLTQHGQTQISMLTHSSRTVVDMVVGQRCDVGLAILSMNHPSTHGERLISTRMVCALPVGHRLCAEAVIRPHDLAGEKFVSHPRALDSRLQIDALFASYGIERQLQVETQVSWSICAFVEAGLGVALIDPITALEYRGKGICFRVFEPQLTTDFSVLFSTQRPPSLLLKSFIAHTRAFALAQLDPQLVVA from the coding sequence ATGAAGATCCGACAACTCGAAGCCTTCCGCGCCGTCATGCTTTGCCAGACGGTGACGCGCGCCGCGGAAATGCTGCATATCTCACAGCCGGCCGCCACCCGGCTCATTGCCGACCTTGAGGAATCTGTTGGCTTTGCCCTGTTCGAGCGTGTGCGCGGCAGGTTGTACCCGACCGCCGAGGCGCAGGTGCTCCATGAGGAGGTGCAGCGTTCATTGGTCGGGGTGGAGCGCATCGCGCTGGCCGCGCAGGACATCCGCGATCTGCAGCGCGGCTCGCTGCAGATTGCGGCGGCGCCCGCGCTGGCCTTGTCCTTCCTGCCGCGCGCCATCGCGGAGTTCCTGACGCAGCACGGTCAGACGCAGATCTCCATGCTGACGCACTCATCCCGCACCGTGGTGGACATGGTGGTGGGGCAGCGCTGCGATGTCGGCCTGGCGATCCTGTCGATGAACCACCCCAGTACGCATGGCGAGCGGCTGATCTCCACGCGGATGGTGTGCGCGCTGCCGGTCGGGCACCGGCTGTGCGCCGAGGCGGTGATCCGGCCGCATGACCTGGCGGGCGAGAAATTTGTCTCGCATCCGCGCGCGCTGGATTCGCGCCTGCAGATCGATGCGCTGTTCGCGTCCTATGGGATCGAGCGCCAGTTGCAGGTGGAAACGCAGGTGTCGTGGAGCATCTGCGCATTCGTCGAGGCGGGCCTGGGGGTGGCGCTGATCGATCCGATCACCGCGCTGGAGTATCGCGGCAAGGGCATTTGCTTTCGCGTCTTCGAGCCGCAGTTGACCACGGATTTTTCCGTGCTGTTTTCGACCCAGCGGCCGCCGTCGCTGTTGCTGAAATCGTTTATCGCCCACACGCGTGCGTTCGCGCTCGCCCAGTTGGACCCGCAACTGGTGGTGGCATGA
- a CDS encoding hydantoinase B/oxoprolinase family protein, producing MEVFSNRLLSITEDMNNTLVRASFSTNIKERKDCSVALFDAAGRLVAQGTQIPLHLGSLNGAIEAVLAQFPADTIRDGDVFICNDPYLANGSHLPDINIVTPVFWEGTLRFFTANIAHHSDVGGAVPGSIAGTLRSIFEEGVRIPACRIARGGELNGDLLRLVCSNTRDPEERMLDLRVQMATNARGAEAVRGLLRQMGLEAVLRSVEDVIRYTRRRLANRVAELREGNYTFTSYLDDDGMGGDPVPICVTLTVAQGRLHFDFTGSGRQARGAMNLPINALRATVYYAVKALLDPELVPNAGMFDPISISAPRGTITNPEPPAAVGARSITAQKVAGAIFGAFRGLLPAEKIMASGNDSCPAIVFSGRLRQRAGDFVYLETIGGGSGARYDGDGMDAVHVHMTNTSNLPVEALENEYPLRMDEYAMIPDSGGAGRTRGGLGIAKQICALVPGIVFSARSDSHTVGVPAGVDGGNDGRRARLVRNSGTAQQSELFSKTANIALEAGESVRMETPGGGGYGDPAQRNAQALARDLRDGKVTPAVARQAYPGYVDDLP from the coding sequence ATGGAAGTGTTCAGCAACCGGCTGCTGTCCATCACCGAGGACATGAACAACACGCTGGTGCGGGCCTCGTTCTCCACCAATATCAAGGAGCGCAAGGACTGCTCGGTGGCGCTGTTCGATGCGGCCGGGCGGCTGGTGGCCCAGGGCACGCAGATCCCGCTGCACCTGGGCTCGCTGAATGGCGCCATCGAGGCAGTGCTGGCACAGTTTCCCGCGGATACCATCCGCGACGGCGATGTCTTTATCTGCAACGACCCCTACCTGGCCAACGGCAGCCACCTGCCTGACATCAACATCGTCACCCCGGTATTCTGGGAAGGCACGCTGCGCTTCTTTACCGCCAATATCGCGCACCATTCGGACGTGGGCGGCGCAGTGCCAGGGTCCATCGCCGGCACGCTGCGCAGCATCTTCGAGGAAGGCGTGCGCATCCCGGCCTGCCGCATCGCGCGTGGCGGCGAGCTCAATGGCGACCTGCTGCGCCTGGTCTGCAGCAATACGCGCGATCCGGAGGAACGCATGCTGGACCTGCGCGTGCAGATGGCCACCAACGCGCGCGGCGCCGAGGCGGTGCGCGGGCTACTGCGCCAGATGGGGCTCGAGGCCGTGCTGCGCTCGGTGGAAGACGTGATCCGCTATACCCGCCGCAGGCTGGCCAACCGCGTGGCCGAGCTGCGCGAGGGCAACTACACGTTCACCAGCTACCTGGACGACGACGGCATGGGAGGCGATCCGGTGCCCATCTGCGTTACCCTGACCGTGGCGCAAGGAAGACTGCATTTCGACTTCACCGGCTCAGGCAGGCAGGCGCGCGGCGCCATGAACCTGCCGATCAATGCTTTGCGCGCCACCGTGTACTACGCCGTCAAGGCGCTGCTGGACCCGGAGCTCGTGCCCAATGCCGGCATGTTCGACCCCATCAGCATCAGCGCGCCTCGCGGCACCATCACCAATCCCGAGCCGCCCGCGGCGGTGGGGGCGCGCTCCATCACCGCGCAGAAGGTAGCGGGCGCCATCTTCGGCGCCTTCCGCGGCCTGCTGCCGGCGGAAAAGATCATGGCCTCGGGCAATGACTCCTGCCCGGCTATCGTGTTCTCCGGGCGCTTGCGCCAGCGTGCGGGCGACTTTGTCTACCTGGAGACGATCGGCGGCGGCAGCGGCGCACGCTATGACGGCGACGGCATGGACGCGGTGCACGTGCATATGACCAACACGTCCAACCTACCGGTCGAGGCGCTGGAGAACGAGTATCCGTTGCGCATGGACGAGTACGCGATGATTCCCGACTCCGGCGGCGCCGGCCGCACGCGCGGGGGCCTAGGCATCGCCAAGCAGATCTGCGCGCTGGTGCCGGGCATAGTCTTTTCCGCGCGCTCGGACAGCCATACGGTGGGCGTGCCCGCCGGCGTCGATGGCGGCAATGACGGCCGCCGCGCGCGGCTGGTGCGGAACTCCGGCACCGCGCAGCAAAGCGAGCTGTTCTCCAAGACCGCCAATATCGCGCTGGAGGCCGGCGAGAGCGTGCGCATGGAAACACCGGGCGGCGGCGGCTATGGCGATCCCGCGCAGCGCAACGCCCAGGCACTGGCGCGGGACCTGCGCGACGGCAAGGTGACGCCCGCCGTGGCGCGGCAAGCCTATCCCGGCTACGTCGACGACCTGCCCTAA
- a CDS encoding hydantoinase/oxoprolinase family protein translates to MYRIGIDVGGTFTDFTMIDEAAGAVQFHKVPSTPHDPSEAIERGIAELLREHGVAPAEVAHVGHGTTVATNLIIERKGAAVGLITTQGFRDILEIGRQTRPHLFDYSVTKPPVLVPRAHRIEVPERLDAQGQVVTPLDEAAVRRAAQALRAAGLEAVTICFLHAYRNPAHEQRARAIVEEVMPGAYISLSSEVLPEFREYERLSTTVLNAAVGPRMARYLDRFMARVAELGIAQRPYTIHSNGGLMSAAAVRQYPVRTCLSGPAAGVVGAAAVGRAIGRPDLVTFDVGGTSTDVSLISAGRPLFTSNRHVAGYPVKTPMVDIHVIGAGGGSIAWRDDAGSLKVGPHSAGAVPGPVGYARGGTEPTITDAQITLQRLNPVALLKGRMPVDLAGARRVIAEQVAAPLRIPLEDAAEGIIRIANANMSRAIRAVSTERGYDLSRFALYAYGGAGPLHAVEVAEECGIPKVIVPQEPGTMCARGILLTDISFDFVRSEISLADGDGWEGVVSAFAQLRGEAQAWLEAEHVAPASQRLHYAIDARYDGQNFEVQVPMEAIDGDQLAPFLAAFEAEHAREYGYQVPGRAVQIINCRVQAVGNVIKALLAPARAGGTLAQSLTGERKVYHGRAHGWRLSPVYDRDRLCAGLRIDGPAVIEEMSSTTVLGPTHHAEVDAYGNLIVTVAAGQRESHRTSQPGQGIKASQAIQESEHVH, encoded by the coding sequence ATGTACCGAATCGGTATCGACGTCGGTGGCACCTTCACCGACTTCACCATGATCGACGAGGCGGCCGGGGCCGTGCAGTTCCATAAAGTCCCCTCCACCCCGCACGACCCGTCCGAGGCCATCGAGCGCGGCATTGCCGAACTGCTGCGCGAGCACGGCGTGGCGCCCGCCGAGGTGGCGCACGTGGGCCACGGCACCACCGTGGCCACCAATCTCATCATCGAGCGCAAAGGCGCGGCAGTGGGCCTGATCACCACCCAGGGCTTCCGCGACATCCTGGAGATCGGCCGGCAGACCCGCCCTCACCTGTTCGACTACAGCGTGACCAAGCCGCCGGTGCTGGTGCCCCGCGCGCACCGCATCGAAGTGCCGGAGCGGCTGGATGCGCAGGGCCAGGTGGTCACGCCACTGGACGAAGCGGCCGTGCGCCGCGCCGCGCAAGCCCTGCGCGCCGCCGGCCTGGAGGCGGTGACGATCTGCTTCCTGCATGCCTACCGCAATCCGGCGCACGAGCAGCGCGCCCGCGCCATCGTGGAAGAGGTCATGCCCGGCGCATATATCAGCCTGTCGAGCGAGGTACTGCCGGAATTCCGCGAGTACGAGCGGCTTTCCACCACCGTGCTGAACGCTGCCGTGGGCCCGCGCATGGCACGCTACCTGGACCGCTTCATGGCACGCGTGGCCGAGCTGGGCATTGCCCAGCGGCCCTACACCATCCATTCCAACGGCGGCCTGATGTCGGCCGCCGCGGTGCGCCAGTATCCGGTGCGCACCTGCCTCTCCGGCCCCGCCGCCGGCGTGGTGGGCGCGGCCGCGGTGGGCCGCGCCATCGGCCGGCCCGACCTGGTCACCTTCGATGTCGGCGGCACCAGCACCGACGTCTCGCTGATTTCCGCGGGCCGGCCGCTGTTCACCTCGAACCGCCACGTGGCTGGCTATCCGGTCAAGACGCCGATGGTGGACATCCACGTGATCGGCGCGGGCGGCGGCAGCATCGCCTGGCGCGACGACGCCGGCTCGCTCAAGGTCGGCCCGCATAGCGCGGGGGCCGTGCCCGGCCCCGTGGGCTATGCGCGCGGGGGCACCGAGCCCACCATCACCGATGCGCAGATCACGCTGCAGCGCCTCAACCCGGTCGCGCTGCTCAAGGGCCGCATGCCGGTGGACCTGGCGGGTGCCCGCCGCGTGATTGCCGAGCAGGTGGCAGCGCCGCTGCGGATCCCGCTGGAAGACGCCGCCGAGGGCATCATCCGCATCGCCAACGCCAATATGAGCCGCGCCATCCGCGCCGTGTCCACCGAGCGCGGCTACGACCTGTCGCGGTTCGCGCTGTACGCCTATGGCGGGGCCGGGCCACTGCATGCGGTGGAGGTGGCCGAGGAATGCGGCATTCCCAAAGTGATCGTGCCGCAGGAGCCTGGCACCATGTGCGCGCGCGGCATCCTGCTAACCGATATCTCGTTCGACTTCGTGCGCAGTGAGATCTCGCTGGCCGATGGCGACGGCTGGGAAGGCGTGGTCAGTGCTTTCGCCCAGTTGCGCGGCGAAGCGCAGGCCTGGCTCGAGGCCGAGCATGTGGCGCCGGCCAGCCAGCGCCTGCACTACGCCATCGATGCCCGCTACGACGGCCAGAACTTCGAGGTCCAGGTGCCCATGGAGGCCATCGACGGCGACCAGCTGGCGCCCTTCCTGGCGGCGTTCGAGGCCGAGCATGCGCGCGAGTACGGCTACCAGGTGCCGGGACGGGCGGTGCAGATCATCAACTGCCGGGTGCAGGCGGTCGGCAACGTCATCAAGGCCCTGCTCGCGCCGGCCCGTGCCGGCGGCACGCTGGCCCAGTCCCTGACGGGAGAACGGAAGGTCTACCACGGCCGCGCGCATGGCTGGCGCCTGTCGCCGGTCTACGATCGCGACCGGCTCTGCGCGGGCCTGCGTATCGACGGCCCGGCGGTGATCGAGGAAATGAGCTCGACCACCGTGCTCGGCCCCACCCACCATGCCGAGGTCGACGCCTATGGCAACCTCATCGTCACGGTGGCCGCCGGCCAGCGTGAGTCCCACCGCACGAGCCAGCCAGGCCAGGGCATCAAAGCAAGCCAGGCGATACAGGAAAGCGAACATGTCCATTGA
- a CDS encoding Bug family tripartite tricarboxylate transporter substrate binding protein: MSTPAGQHRRASAGPWPAKVIRLVVPFAAGGSTDLIARKIAEDLGERVKGTVVVENRPGAGGTVGSEFVARQQADGYTILMGSVSTHAVAPSLFAKLPYDPLKDFTPLTMVATIPNVLVVNNAVPAGNMKEFVGLLKREPGKYAFASNGQGTSNHLAYELFKSTAGVSLTHVPYKGSGPAMADLIGGHVNSMMDVVMTSYSYIKGGKLKPIAVTSLTRSPMLPEVPTVAESGYPGFEAIVWFGLFGPPNMPPEIAGRLSRELMAVMHDKKMSGYLTEQGAQPSGMSPAEFTQFIRTDIAKWHKVAAVAGIKPE, encoded by the coding sequence GTGTCCACTCCTGCTGGGCAGCACCGGCGCGCAAGCGCAGGCCCCTGGCCGGCCAAGGTGATCCGCCTGGTTGTGCCGTTTGCCGCGGGCGGTTCGACGGACCTGATCGCGCGCAAGATCGCGGAGGACCTGGGAGAGCGCGTCAAGGGCACCGTGGTGGTGGAGAACCGGCCCGGCGCGGGCGGCACGGTGGGCAGCGAGTTCGTAGCGCGCCAGCAGGCGGATGGCTACACCATCCTGATGGGTTCGGTGAGCACCCATGCGGTGGCGCCCAGCCTGTTCGCCAAGCTGCCATACGACCCGCTCAAGGACTTCACGCCGCTCACCATGGTCGCCACCATCCCCAACGTGCTCGTGGTGAACAACGCGGTGCCGGCCGGCAATATGAAAGAGTTCGTGGGCCTGCTCAAGCGCGAGCCGGGCAAGTACGCCTTTGCCTCCAATGGCCAGGGCACATCGAACCATCTGGCCTACGAGCTGTTCAAGTCCACCGCAGGGGTATCGCTCACCCATGTGCCCTACAAGGGCTCTGGCCCCGCCATGGCCGACCTGATCGGCGGGCATGTCAACAGCATGATGGATGTGGTGATGACCTCCTACAGCTACATCAAGGGCGGCAAGCTCAAACCCATCGCCGTGACGTCGCTCACGCGCTCGCCGATGCTGCCGGAGGTGCCCACGGTGGCGGAGTCCGGCTATCCGGGTTTCGAGGCCATTGTCTGGTTCGGCCTGTTCGGGCCGCCGAATATGCCGCCCGAGATCGCGGGCCGCCTGTCGCGCGAACTGATGGCGGTCATGCATGACAAGAAGATGAGCGGCTACCTCACCGAGCAAGGCGCCCAGCCGTCAGGCATGTCCCCGGCGGAGTTCACGCAGTTCATCCGTACCGACATCGCCAAATGGCACAAGGTGGCGGCGGTCGCCGGCATCAAGCCCGAATGA
- a CDS encoding LysR family transcriptional regulator yields MKSADLNLVTHFDALISCRNVSRAAEQMQLSQPAMSAALSRLRRLFNDPLLVREGAQWKATARALELHRTFAPILQQWQAATAPREEFSPASSKRVISIYATDYVQFTVLPKVVARVAQEAPHMQLRVFPARLQHGLSMLETNHVELIAGYYPEPAPNLRARFLFEEPTVCLMRAGHPSLERPWNLNAFLRYKHIDLAAHTRYFSERIDRALEGLGRSRQLAVTLSSYLACPHVVAASDMIATLPSSVANALARSTGTVIKEVPISLPALSVSLYWHERYQTDQGHAWLRQVIGDIF; encoded by the coding sequence ATGAAAAGTGCCGACCTGAACCTTGTCACGCACTTCGATGCACTCATTTCGTGCCGCAACGTGTCCCGTGCGGCCGAGCAGATGCAGCTTTCCCAGCCCGCCATGAGCGCGGCGCTGAGCCGCCTGCGGCGGCTGTTCAATGACCCGCTGCTGGTACGCGAAGGCGCGCAGTGGAAGGCCACCGCACGGGCGCTGGAGTTGCACCGGACCTTTGCCCCTATCCTGCAGCAGTGGCAAGCCGCCACCGCGCCGCGCGAGGAATTCTCGCCGGCCAGCAGCAAGCGCGTGATCTCCATCTATGCGACCGACTATGTCCAGTTCACCGTGTTGCCCAAGGTCGTGGCCAGGGTGGCGCAGGAAGCGCCGCATATGCAGTTGCGCGTGTTTCCCGCGCGCCTGCAGCACGGCCTGAGCATGCTCGAGACCAACCATGTCGAACTGATCGCCGGCTACTACCCAGAGCCGGCGCCCAACCTGCGCGCGCGCTTCCTGTTCGAGGAGCCCACGGTATGCCTGATGCGCGCCGGCCATCCCTCGCTGGAGCGCCCTTGGAACCTCAACGCCTTCCTGCGCTACAAACATATCGACCTGGCCGCGCATACCCGCTACTTCAGCGAGCGGATCGACCGTGCGCTGGAAGGGTTGGGCCGGAGCCGGCAACTGGCGGTCACGTTATCGAGCTACCTGGCCTGCCCGCATGTGGTCGCCGCGTCCGACATGATCGCGACTTTGCCCAGCAGCGTCGCCAACGCCCTGGCACGCAGCACCGGTACGGTGATCAAGGAGGTTCCGATCTCCCTGCCGGCACTCAGCGTGTCCCTGTACTGGCATGAGCGCTACCAGACCGATCAGGGGCATGCATGGCTGCGGCAGGTGATCGGGGATATTTTTTGA